The sequence GGGCGCGCGGCCCCAGCCCCAACGCTAGCGCCCCTATCCGGTGGCTGCATGGCCCTGCCCTGGCGAGCGCGTGGCCTGGCTCCGGCCCCGGCGCAGGGCGCCACTCCGCCCTGCTCCTCGGCCTCCCGCACGGCCTCTCGCCGCCCTGCAACCGAGCGCTCCTGCATGGCCGCTCTGCCATCACCGGCCAGGGCAAAGGGTGCAGCTCCTGCATGCAAGGGgaagagagaagaagagagaagcGCGACGGTGGAGGCCGGCGACGACCGCGGGCGTGGAGGAGACCGCGACCGCGCCGCCCGTAGAGGAGCACACGACCACGCCAGCCGTCGCGCGGAGCCGGCGACTGCGCCACCCTTCCGTGCGCGGCCCTGGCGACCTCCATGTGCGCGGCGACGCTGGTGGTGGCGAGCACAAGCCAGATGGCGACGGCGAACAGCGCGGCCATGGCGCAGAGCGAGGCAGCGCGGCCGTGTTCTTTGCGGTCGAAGTGCCCCGCCGGGTgcgagtcggcggcggcgcggggcctcGGCGGAGAGGATGCGGACCGGCAGCGAGGGGCAGGCGAGGCGCGGACCGGCGGTGAGGGGATGGCGAGGCGCGAACCGGTGTcgaggggccgcggcggcgcggaccggcggcgaggggccgaGGCGACGCGGACCGGCAGCGAGGCACGGCCTAGCAGCGGTGTGGACCGGCGGCAAGGCGTGGATTGGCGTCGAgggtccacggcggcgcgggccagAGGTGGCGTGGACCGGCGTCAAGTGGCCACGGCGAGGCGCGGACCGCCAGCTTAGGGTGCGAGGTGGGCGCGGCCGGGAGGCCGCGATGGGCGCAGCAGTGAGGAGTCGGAGGGgaaagagagaagaagagaggcGAGGAACAAGATGACAGGTAGGCCCCAGCAAAGGGCAAAACAGTCTTTTTATCTGACATCTCAATTGAAAATGAATATTTTATTAGATGCAGTGTGTGGTAGATCAAATGGCGCTTTCGCGGTGTGCTGGGAACAAATTCGAGTTTGGCGGTGTGCTCTACACAAAATCATACTTTCACAGTGTGCTGTGGACAAatttccctagattaaaaggAGAAAAATGCAGCGACGGCGTACGCATCTCCTAACTATCAAATTTGCATAAATAATACCCCAATTAGTAGTTCAGTACACCACGAACGAATGAATTCAACATCAATTAAGGCAtcgatagatagatagatatattAGTAGTTGGAAATCAATCAATTCCAGAATGAATTTAATCAGCACCCTCGCCATCACCAGTAGTAGTAACCACTCAATTCGACTCGAACACCCCCTCTTTTTGGATTTTGGAGTAAGTTTAGACAGCAGCAACAAGAGAAAAATTAAAAATCGATCATCGTCAGTGCTAGTTGTTGCCTGAATGCATGCGATGCGACCACAGTATGTATGGATGTATGGATAATACAGACATGTACACGAACATATACGTACTCGATCTTCATATTCCTGCACCTCTTGGTTTTGTTTTCCTCATCTCATCATTTCACCGCGCGTGCATGCATCATATCGGCGACGATGCGTGCACGCACAAGGCAAGcggatttccttttttttctctctctacggtttctttgtaaattgtttGTGCTGGATGGATGGGTCGTCGACGACGGATGCatcggatcggatcggatcaCCTGCCCTTCATATCGGCGAGCTGCTGGAAGAGCTCCCCGGCGGCAGTGGTGGACTGGTCAGGCACGGcggtgacgccgccgccggagccgacgGAGCCTCCGTCGGCGTCGTCGGCTTCCTGCTGCGCGCCCTCGGGCGGGTTGGCGTCCTGCAGCTGCAGCGCGTACTCGAGGTTCCAGAGCACGTCGCCCATGGAGATGCGGTCGCTGCCGAACTCGGCGAGGCACTTCTCGGCGGTCTCGGCGAACTTGGCGAGCGACTCCGGGTTGACGGTGCCGGCGAGCTTGGGGTCCATGATCTTCTCGATGAGGCCCTTGCGCTTCCACTGCATCCCCCACTCGGCGAGGCTGACCTGCTCCCGCGGCAGCTGCGGGTCGATGGGCGGCCGCGCGCAGAGCGCCTCCAGCAGCACCACCCCGAAGGAGTAGACGTCCGACTTGTCCGTCAGCTGCTGGCACCGGAAGTACTCCGGGTCCAGGTAGCCGAAGCTGCCCTTGACGGCGGTGCTGACGTGGAGCTGGTTCATCCCGGGCCCGTCCTTGGAGAGGCCGAAGTCGGAGACCTTGGCGACGAAGTTGTCGTCGAGCAGGATGTTGGTGGTCTTGACGTCGCGGTGGATGATGCCCTGCGCCGTGCCCGTGTGCAGGTAGTGGAGCCCCCGGGCGGCGCCGATGCAGATCTCGAGGCGCTGCTTCcaggggagcggcggcagcACGCCCTCCTTGCCGTAGATGTGGTCCCGGAACACGCCGTTGTGCATGTACTCGTAGACGAGGATCATCTCCGAGTTCTCGTCGCAGTAGCCGATGAGGGACACCAGGTGCCGGTGCCGCAGCTTGGACAGCATCTGGATCTCCGTGTTGAACTCGTTGATGCCCTGCTCCGACTCGGCGCTGCCCCGCTTCACCGCCACCTTGGTGCCGTCGTCGATCTCGCCCACGTACACGTTGCCGAACCCGCCCACGCCGATGATGGCCTTCTCGTCGAAGTTGCCCGTCGCCGTCTGGATCTCGGCGAAGGTGAAGAAGCGCCCGAGGCCCATGGTGGAGGAGAAGGTGTTGCCGCTGCGGTGCGACCCGTACCCGCCCTTGCTGCCCGCGGTGAAGGACTGCCCCGTGTGGATGGGCAGAAGCCACGACGAGAAGCTGCTCGACCGCTCCCAGTCCTGCGGCCGCTTGTACCACTTGACCACCATGGCGCCCAGCCCCGCGAACGCGCCGAACATCATCGCGaaccccaccgccgccaccgccttccggctgccgctgccgtcgtcgGCCCGGCGCCCGTCCACGCCGAACTCGCCGTCCAGGGCGCCCACCGAGTTGCTCATCTTGAGCACCTCCACGCCGTTGAGCAGCGCGTCGATGCGCCCCGTGTCCTgccccatgggccccacctgcACGCTCAGCTTGTCCGTCGCCACCGACTGGTTCACCACGAAGTCCTTGTAGTAGGGCGCCGccagctcgccgccggtcaCCGTCGACAGGTCCAGCCCGGACACGGCCTTGCGCCCGTTGATGTACACGTCGAAGTAGAGGTCGTTAGCGGCCTTGCTCACGATGTCGGCGAAGAAGAGCCGGACCAGGTAGCCGAAGGACGCGTCCACGTCCATCCTCCACGTCAGGTTGAAGTTGGCGTTCCCGACGTCGGCGTCCGCCATCTTGGCGGCGCTCGCGTACACCGCCGTGGGCGCGACGAGCCTGGACGTCCCGTCGGGGAACTTGATGGTGCTGGCGGGCACGGACACGTCCTTGACCGCCTCCTTGGACTGCACGTAGGGCGTGTCGGGGTCCCAGCGCCGGCCGAGCGTGTCGTTGGCGGGGCCGATGGCCGGGCCGCCGACGTTGAGCCGGTAGAGCACCTGGTACGCCTCGCTCGCGAGGCCGGTGGTCTCGCCGAGCGGCGCGATGGCGAGCGCCGAGTCGGTGATGAGCTCGTCGGGGGCGTTGACGACCTCGAGGGCGTTGACGAAGGCGGCGGAGCCGGCGAGCGGCTGGAACTTGAGGGCGAGGCGGTTCTCGGTGGCGTTGACGAGGTACTCCTTGAGCACGGGCTTGTTCTCCGGGGTGAAGCTGTGGAGCAGGACGTTGTCGTCGGTGACGACGCTGAAGGTGGCGGAGGCGaggtcgacgtcgccgccctTGAGCGGGAAGAGGTAGATGCGGATGAAGTGCCAGCCGGGGACGGCGAGCGGGAAGCTGTAGACGGCCTCCTCCTTGAAGACGCGCGCGGTGGAGTAGACGGGCGAGGGCACGTCGGCCTTGTCGTCGGCGACGCGGATGGCGTCCTTGGCGGCGAGCAGGTGGTTGGCCTGCGCGTCGGTCTTGTACGACTTGCCGCCCACCGTGACGggcgccgtgccgccgcagtCGATGAGGAAGCTGTCCTTGGGCGTGAAGCTGGAGGGCGTGGGCGGCGTCTGCGCGCCGCTGTCGGTGACGGGCCGGCCCtgcccggccaccgccgccaccgccgccagcgcGGCCAGCAGCGCCAGCGGGAGCGCCCCGCGGCGCATTGTGGCCGGCCGGGCTAGCTACTGCTAGCGACCTACTACGTGGTGGCGTATGTGGTGGACCAGCACCGGACCGGACGCCGGAGGGACGGtcgatggcggcgacggcgtcgaggaggagggaggTTATTGGCGGGGCCCTCTCACCCTCTCTCTGGTTGGTGGGCCCAatcggaggagagggagggggaggggcgtgAAATGGGGCGGGTTATGGTGGCCAGCGGCTTGCCAAGTTTAAGCCGGCCGCGCTGCCATGTCTATGTTTGGGGCGCTGCTCCaccgccggtcaaccgccgACACGCGCGCTCCGCCACCAGAGGCCAGGCCACCTCACCTGCTGCTATTATTGGATGCACGCTACCTGCTGGTGCTGGCTGCTTAGCGAGCGCCCGCCATTGTTGCTTGCTTCTGGGCTGGCTTGTTTGCTCGTGCTCGATTGGATTGATCACTCTCTCACTAGTCTCTACTAGTGAAGAAGAAGCTGTTTCAAGTTTGCACATCATGTAAGATTTGATTGCATACTTAGAATTTGAGACTCATTGGCAGTTCAAATTATGCACCTCTGAACATGCGTGGAGATTTATTTATTGGAGTACtcttttcatattttttctcAAGTAACGTGACACGCAGTAATTCCATTCCCTTTTACAGCTCTGAATTCACTAGCACAAAGTCTCCCTCTGCTACCAGCCACAGCGACACTTTCCCTCAAGTGTCAATGGCGAACAAGGAAGCGCTCGAGGCCGACCTTGCATCCGGTGGCCTTGATGTCGGCCTGCACCTGCTCCCGGAACTCGGCGTAGGTGAAGGGCCGGTacctgctgccgccgcagctGATGACGGCGTCGTGGCGCGGGAACGCGAAGTAGCACAGCGACACCCTCTCGCCGCCCCGGCTGGCCGCCACCCGGTGCCGCACGGCCCGGAACGCGTCGCCGCTCATCGCCCGCGCCATGTCGCCCAGGTTCACCAGCAGCGTGCCCGTGTCCCCCGACGCGACgtcgcgccacgcgccgccgtggagcaccTGCAGGCCCCCGACGAGGTCCTGGTTGATGACGGACAGCACGGAGCTGTCGGTGTGCGCCTCCATCCCGAGGTGCCCGGCCTCCGGGCACGGCGGGTACCGGTACACCCGCAGGAACCCATCGTGCTCGGCGAGGTAGGCCGACGCCTGGCCCGCGCCGAGccccagcgcggcggcgagggcgtcgaACACCGTCCGCGCCACCCGCGCCATGTGCGCGCCGTACTCGCGCGCGAGGCCCGCCAGCGCGGCGAGGtcgggcgaggaggcggcgggctgGTGATCTGGGCCCAGGGCAAGGTGGAAGCCCTCGACCCAGTTGACGTCCCTGACGCGGAGCGAGGAGAGCGCCGGCGTGCCCCAGAAGTAGCCGGGCTGGGCCTGCTTGTCGTGGAACGGCGCCCGGCCCAGCAGGTCCCGCGCCACCGCGAAGAGGCGCGCCGAGAGGTCCGCCGGGACGCCGTGGTTGGCGAGCCGGAAGACGCCGAGgcgccggcacgccgccgccagcgcctccCCGGGCGCCTCGAGGTCCACCGTCGGGAGCTCCAGCTCCCCACCGTGCGgcacct comes from Panicum virgatum strain AP13 chromosome 4K, P.virgatum_v5, whole genome shotgun sequence and encodes:
- the LOC120702447 gene encoding gibberellin 2-beta-dioxygenase 6-like yields the protein MATGTEAPPATAAAVVADPSFPPFPLLEEEGQHEQAEEEQVPHGGELELPTVDLEAPGEALAAACRRLGVFRLANHGVPADLSARLFAVARDLLGRAPFHDKQAQPGYFWGTPALSSLRVRDVNWVEGFHLALGPDHQPAASSPDLAALAGLAREYGAHMARVARTVFDALAAALGLGAGQASAYLAEHDGFLRVYRYPPCPEAGHLGMEAHTDSSVLSVINQDLVGGLQVLHGGAWRDVASGDTGTLLVNLGDMARAMSGDAFRAVRHRVAASRGGERVSLCYFAFPRHDAVISCGGSRYRPFTYAEFREQVQADIKATGCKVGLERFLVRH
- the LOC120702445 gene encoding probable receptor-like protein kinase At2g21480, with the translated sequence MRRGALPLALLAALAAVAAVAGQGRPVTDSGAQTPPTPSSFTPKDSFLIDCGGTAPVTVGGKSYKTDAQANHLLAAKDAIRVADDKADVPSPVYSTARVFKEEAVYSFPLAVPGWHFIRIYLFPLKGGDVDLASATFSVVTDDNVLLHSFTPENKPVLKEYLVNATENRLALKFQPLAGSAAFVNALEVVNAPDELITDSALAIAPLGETTGLASEAYQVLYRLNVGGPAIGPANDTLGRRWDPDTPYVQSKEAVKDVSVPASTIKFPDGTSRLVAPTAVYASAAKMADADVGNANFNLTWRMDVDASFGYLVRLFFADIVSKAANDLYFDVYINGRKAVSGLDLSTVTGGELAAPYYKDFVVNQSVATDKLSVQVGPMGQDTGRIDALLNGVEVLKMSNSVGALDGEFGVDGRRADDGSGSRKAVAAVGFAMMFGAFAGLGAMVVKWYKRPQDWERSSSFSSWLLPIHTGQSFTAGSKGGYGSHRSGNTFSSTMGLGRFFTFAEIQTATGNFDEKAIIGVGGFGNVYVGEIDDGTKVAVKRGSAESEQGINEFNTEIQMLSKLRHRHLVSLIGYCDENSEMILVYEYMHNGVFRDHIYGKEGVLPPLPWKQRLEICIGAARGLHYLHTGTAQGIIHRDVKTTNILLDDNFVAKVSDFGLSKDGPGMNQLHVSTAVKGSFGYLDPEYFRCQQLTDKSDVYSFGVVLLEALCARPPIDPQLPREQVSLAEWGMQWKRKGLIEKIMDPKLAGTVNPESLAKFAETAEKCLAEFGSDRISMGDVLWNLEYALQLQDANPPEGAQQEADDADGGSVGSGGGVTAVPDQSTTAAGELFQQLADMKGR